One Acidimicrobiia bacterium genomic region harbors:
- a CDS encoding acyltransferase family protein, with product MAAEVQGITGEGTQGSGRLAYAPGMDGLRAVAVLAVIVFHAGASWLPGGFLGVDVFFVISGFLITSLLVAEHRGTGRLAFGAFWARRARRLLPALLLLLAVITAWALSPWPDPVQLRAFPDDAMASLFYAANWHFAAHGASYFTQFSAPSPLQHLWSLAIEEQFYLVWPLVLAAFLALRRTGRRQLLALSLGGAAASIVLMAVLYNPSHPSAVYFQTDTHAFGLLLGAAAALCVAGGGDRLGRACTVLAPAALAGMLACFAVIDGHGAFAYRGGIALAALVTVPVVVASSRPGVVSRLLAFRPLVWIGLVSYGLYLWHWPIWTVLTDARLGLDPVSGTLVRSALLLAVTLASYLGLELPIRRGALPRWSARLVAPAAVGGLAAAILVVPLPPPVFTPPVSVSGSAISASLTARDTPRVPRVMLVGDSTAASAASGFFDVARGDYQLVPAGMPPHPDSYCPLDIWLDAVREPGRGVHVHPPSPECDWFHMFPTLVRAYDPSVVVVMFSLWDTLPHHVNGRWLESGTPEWAAELQAAANCAISELGANGARVELVLAPRTIEQPGFGAEYLSVVYQSVAAGDPTRVGVVDARGPTEAGSTATRWDGIHYTPDGARLLAGIARPALAAALAQPRLLPATPSPCQPPG from the coding sequence GTGGCCGCTGAGGTCCAGGGCATCACGGGGGAAGGCACACAGGGCTCCGGCCGGCTCGCGTACGCGCCGGGGATGGACGGCCTGCGCGCCGTCGCCGTGCTCGCGGTCATCGTGTTCCACGCCGGCGCGAGCTGGCTGCCGGGCGGGTTCCTCGGCGTGGACGTGTTCTTCGTCATCTCCGGGTTCCTGATCACCTCCCTGCTCGTCGCCGAGCACCGTGGCACCGGTCGACTCGCGTTCGGCGCCTTCTGGGCCCGCCGGGCCCGCCGGCTGCTTCCCGCCCTGCTCCTGCTCCTCGCGGTGATCACGGCGTGGGCGCTCAGCCCCTGGCCCGACCCGGTCCAGCTGCGCGCCTTTCCCGACGACGCGATGGCCTCGCTCTTCTACGCCGCCAACTGGCACTTCGCTGCCCACGGCGCGAGCTACTTCACGCAGTTCAGCGCGCCGAGCCCGCTCCAACATCTCTGGAGCCTCGCCATCGAGGAGCAGTTCTACCTCGTGTGGCCGTTGGTGCTCGCGGCCTTCCTCGCGCTCCGGAGGACGGGTCGGCGGCAGCTGCTCGCGCTCTCGCTGGGCGGCGCGGCGGCATCGATCGTCCTGATGGCGGTGCTCTACAACCCGTCACATCCGTCGGCGGTGTACTTCCAGACCGACACCCACGCCTTCGGGCTCCTCCTCGGCGCCGCCGCCGCGCTGTGCGTCGCTGGTGGCGGCGACCGGCTCGGTCGGGCGTGCACGGTGCTGGCGCCGGCGGCGCTCGCGGGGATGCTGGCGTGCTTCGCGGTCATCGACGGCCACGGTGCGTTCGCGTACCGCGGCGGGATCGCGCTGGCGGCGCTGGTCACGGTGCCGGTCGTGGTCGCCTCGTCTCGGCCCGGCGTCGTGTCGAGGTTGCTCGCCTTCCGCCCGCTCGTGTGGATCGGCCTCGTGTCGTACGGGCTCTACCTCTGGCACTGGCCCATCTGGACCGTCCTGACCGACGCCCGTCTTGGGCTCGACCCGGTCTCGGGCACGCTCGTGCGAAGCGCCCTCCTGCTGGCGGTCACGCTGGCGTCGTACCTCGGGCTCGAGCTCCCGATTCGACGCGGCGCGCTGCCCCGGTGGTCGGCGCGACTGGTCGCCCCGGCGGCGGTGGGCGGACTCGCCGCGGCGATCCTCGTGGTTCCGCTCCCGCCGCCGGTCTTCACGCCACCGGTCTCGGTCTCGGGCTCGGCGATCAGCGCGAGCCTGACCGCACGGGACACGCCGCGGGTTCCACGTGTCATGCTCGTCGGCGATTCGACGGCCGCGTCGGCCGCGTCGGGGTTCTTCGACGTCGCACGCGGCGACTACCAGCTCGTTCCCGCCGGGATGCCGCCGCACCCGGACTCCTACTGCCCACTGGACATCTGGCTCGACGCCGTCCGGGAGCCTGGCCGCGGGGTCCACGTCCACCCGCCGTCACCCGAGTGCGACTGGTTCCACATGTTCCCCACCCTCGTGCGGGCGTACGACCCATCGGTGGTGGTGGTGATGTTCAGCCTGTGGGACACGCTGCCGCATCACGTCAACGGGCGCTGGCTCGAGTCCGGGACGCCCGAGTGGGCCGCCGAGCTCCAGGCCGCCGCGAACTGCGCGATCAGCGAGCTCGGCGCGAACGGCGCCCGGGTCGAGCTCGTGCTGGCGCCCCGAACCATCGAGCAGCCGGGCTTCGGCGCCGAGTACTTGAGCGTCGTCTATCAGAGCGTCGCGGCCGGGGACCCGACTCGAGTCGGCGTCGTGGATGCCCGCGGGCCCACCGAGGCCGGGTCGACCGCGACCCGTTGGGACGGCATCCACTACACCCCGGATGGCGCGCGGCTCCTCGCAGGGATCGCGCGCCCCGCCTTGGCGGCTGCCCTCGCGCAGCCGCGCTTGCTACCGGCGACGCCGAGCCCCTGCCAGCCGCCGGGCTGA